The genome window GTGCAGTGGCTGTAAGTCCTGTGGGAGAGAGGAGGTGGAGAAGGGATGCAATGGGGAGGGAAGGATTCAAGGTGGAATTGCAACATTTCCAGGCTTTGGTTGGTGGCCTATAAAAGCTTACAGGCCCTGTCCTGGTTTTGTGGAATCTGGCGGCCGCTATAGGCGACAAGGGCAAAGCTTGGATGAGGTTGCCTTCGGAAGAGGGGGAAGACGAGACTAGCATTAAGGTAAAGATTTTGATTTCCCTGTAACATGTAGGGATTGCTTTCCTAGTTTGTGCGTATAGCTCGAATGCTCGATGCTCGAGAGCAGTTTAATGCATCGATGTTACTGGAATACAATGTTATACTCACAAATGAAATTGATTAGCAATGTTAAGGATGCCGCTTTCTCATGAATTTGGACCAAGCATTACTAatgaaaaggatttgaaaatttaagttttaacgataaagacaaaataaagggcaaagtgaatagtaccatgattgactttttagtgtaaaattatggtttttcgttaaagagAACAATatcgtgggcttttcgttaaaactcattttaaataaaggaaaactaatgaaaatgatgtgTGCAAAAAGAAGTTTCGTTTGATTCTGAATTTGTCATCTGGTTTGTGCTGAAACCAAATCTCACTACACCCTAAGTGTAGCATCCACGGATCATGATACAAATTACTTTCCCGTCTTTTATGTAATTCAATGATCATTGCTCATCCAAAGTTTAGATCTTCTGCAAGATATCAACTCCGATCTTATGTTGTTATTTCGATCACCTGATAGATACTTTCTGCCAGACTTGTTGGCATGTTATATTCTTCTACTTATTCTGTGTCATGTCATGTCATGTATATGCAGCAAGACTAAAGAAGGTCCAAGGACAGAAGAGGTAACTGCATCTCGGTAGAGCCTTGACGGCGTATAGTAGTTGATAACAAGTGTGAAGTCGAATAGCCGATGCCCAATTGGAGGGTTTTAATGTGAACCATCTGGTATATATTTACCACATTGAATTGAAAAATGGATGTGTGTTATATTTTCCTATACAGTTCAGATTCTTGTAGTCATAGATTGATGCCGTGGTAAGTGTCATCGGAAAGTCCCTCTTTCCGGTGTCGTATCTTCTATCTTCTATGTCAGCAACTCAAAGTTTCTGTTTCCTAACTAGAATCATCAGCTTAGGTACTCACTTTGTTGCTCCCCGTCTTCTTATTTACAACACCGGGGTTCATTTCCAGATGATAATCGTTGGAGCCGATTGGTAATGAAGTCAAGTGTTGCTTGCTATCTTCCCGTTTTCTCTGCTTCATGCTTCGAATTGTGTTCAGTGAGATGTGAAGTCCGGTTTCTCAGGTCCATACCATCGTTTCTCCGAAACAAACACTAACCGTTGCGCTCGAGTTGTTACATTTATGATGTGAATCGTGATAGTCAATAATAAATATCGGACTGAGAAGAAAATTTTTGAAAGGTTTGTCAAAATAAAGTAACCTTCACACTATAACAAGATTAACGTGGATTGAGTaagaccaaaataaaataacttaCTCAAGTTTTTTTCGAGAATAAAAAGTTGTCAGATGCTTTCATACCTTAGACCAGTAAAATAGTGAACCGTTGTGATGCATAACTGTGCTCAATTGCGCACGgaataaaatatttttcaatgtgatcggtACATAGAATGATACATCATATGTTACTAATTAAATGGTAAGATATATATgctaaaatgttaataacttaaaaaataaaagtttctACCATTCCTATAAAAGCACATGATGTACCATTTCCgtgacaactaaaaatttctgtTTTTTGACAGCACCCCCAAATCCACAAGAACTCGAGGCGCAGAGTGACACAGGGCTTCCCCAATTAAGCTAAAAAGAAGATAACTTTTCATAGATTTTCTGCGCCACAAccgaaaattgaattaaaaatggAAGCCGAAACCGAGCAGAAAATCGAGAAAACGGTGCGGAGAATTCTGGAGGAATCGAACATGGACGAGATGACGGAGTTCAAGATTCGGAAGCAGGCCTCCGAAGAGCTGGAGCTCAACCTCTCCAACCCCCCCTACAGGGCTTTCGTCAAGCAGGTCGTCCAGTCCTTCCTCGAGGAGCAGCATCAGAAGGAACAAGAAGCAGCGCCGAAGGATGAAAACCCAGAAGCCGAAGGTGCCCAGGAACGGGAGTACGATGATAACGGCGATCTCGTGATTTGCAGGGTCAgttttttctgtttgtttcccgagaaaagTTGAATGGAATGTATTTTCTGTTgttgggttttgatttttttgggttttttgtttattgggttTTGGTTGTGATATGCAGCTCTCGGCGAAGAGGAAGGTGACGCTTCAGGAATTCAGAGGGAAGAATTTGGTGTCGATTAGGGAGTTCTATTTCAAAGATGGGAAAGAGCTTCCTACTGCCAAAGGTGATTTACTTAACTTTAATCCGATTATTAGCAGCTTCTAATTCTGTGCATTTATATCAGGAAATGATTTGAGTTTGTAGCTGAAATTTCTGCTTATAGAGCTTAATCACAATTCATTTGTCTGGATTTGTTGATGGATGATGTTAATGCGACTCGTGATACTGAGTTCCCTGACGCTGTGAATAAGCTTTTGTTACATTGCTGCATTTTGCACAATCTGAATCATGAATGTGTTCTTCGGCACATCGAACTTATGACTTAGGTTGTCATCTTGGTAGCAAAGGATTGGTGAGGGATTACGAAGAAAAAGGCTGAGTACCAAACCGGTCTTGGTAAACTACAATGCCAATTGCTCTACTTGTTTTCTGCATTGTTGTTTATAGTCGTTGATGGTAGTAGTAGAGTACTGGAGTGGCTTTCAGTCACTTGTTTCCTTCTATTTTTTATACCCCTCGCTTCCTGACATGAATCGATTATGACGAGAATAGGCTTTTCTGTACTGTAATGTAATAGAAGAGTAACAGTCCACTTCCTCGGGCTTTCTCTCTTCTCGCTTACCATTGTTTATTCAAAGTGCTTCAGGAGAGACGGCTTCTTTTGGGAAAACTTCAATTAGTGGCCTAAGACATACAAGGTCATGGATGGTTACGGCTTTTTAATGCAATTTCATGTTTCTGAAATTCTTGGTGGCATTACCTTTTGTGTATGCAAGTAGTCCTTTGTGCCGAAAATTGAGCGCAATATTGCTCGTTTCTATATTTCTTATACTTATGTGTTGGATGTATGGATACCTGTGCTGTCTTTAGTTTACTTACGGTGGTATGTGTGTAAACTTTTTTCTGCAGGAATAAGCTTGACAGAGGAGCAATGGTCAGTCTTCAAGAAGAATGTACCTGCTATAGAGAAAGCCATTAGTAAGATGGAGTCAAGAATCTAGTGAGAATATCATCTCAAAATATCGAAATGTCTTTAtccttttgaattttatttacgTTGTTGGTTGTAATGAAATGACTTGGCTGGGCTTTGGGGCTTCAAATTGGTCATTTGATGTCAGAATACGTTGTTTAGAACTCGAATACTGCTGTCATGTTTCTAATTAGCCCTTAATGTTACGAAAATAACCTGCTGTGTTCTCTGTTATCTGCCGAAAGTTCGTAGTTGACCCCCTGAAACCCCAAATTGGTTGTCCTAGCTGATGTGGATGATTGAAAGAGTGTTGTTGAATTGGTCCTAGTTATCTTCCATGTTTAATTCAAGCATTCCAACAAGAAACAACGAGGACGAAAGAAATAAAGCATGAATGGAGGATGTTTAAATCCTTCATATTTGAAGAGATTCTTGTGTGTGCGTGGAGCATCCGAATCGGCATGAACAAACGGAAACAAAAAACAAGAGAGCGAAACACAGATTCGTCGAACCGTTTATAAATCCCTTGCCTTCGTCATATGTACAAAAATAAAGTTCACAAGGTAATATAACATAATAACTAAACTGATGTCCTTAATCAAGTTTTAGAAGTTTTAGCCCTCTAAAACATTTGATTTGCCCTTAAAAATCTGAAAAACATTGGGACAGAGAAACATGATGTTTCAAATGACCCAGCTTtttatatcccaggatcagttGGGGGGCACCTTAAacaagttggagaagatgggcTTCCTCCAACCTCCTGCTCCTCCCCAAAGGCTCTTTGTCTGCCTTGGAGTGCTTGCCCCTGCTCCTTCACTTGCAGCCATCCTCATCGTCTCAATCAGCGCCCCTGCGTCGCCATTTTCGGAAAATAACTCCTCCAGTTGCTTAGTGTCTATCACCAGCTTCACCCTCCAAACCCCGTCGCCACCAGACGGCAGCACCTCAAGAGCCGACGACCCTTTCGCCAAATTCTCCACGAAATCTGATCCTGCACAAAATGACTTCTTCACAGGCTCAGCTTCAGCAGCCTCCATGACTTCAACTTCTGATCCTGCTCCAAATGACTTCTTCACAGACTCAGCTTCTGCAGCCTTCTCCAGGACTTCAACTCCAAGATTTGATGACCCGTTTGCCGAATTCTCCACGAAATCCGGTAGTGCACCAAATGACGTCTTCACAGGCTCAGCTTCCGCAGCCTCTGGTTTCTCAGCAACCCCATGTTCGCAAACCAGTGGCTGTGGCTTCAGCGGAAGAAGATAGTACTGGCCACTAATTAGGGTTTCTTGGTCAGACATTGGCAAGGAGGCCTTGCCCTGTTGGAAAATGCCATAGCCTGGAAAACCAGTGAGGATTTCAGCAGCTAGTTTAGGGCCTTTAAATTCTAGCATAGCCCCAGAATCTGTAAGAACCCTAATAGATTTAGGACACTCCCCAGAGGTTCCTGTGAGTGATGAACAGTTCCCCATTGTGAAATAATTTTCCCACCTGTGGTCACAATTTCAGTGCCCACATATATTTAAGGTTTTGGAATCTTTTGGCAAAATATTAATGGGCAGACACTGGATGAAGGTTTGTCAGAAGTGATACAGATTGTGTTTCCTTTCAAAATATGTAAATGGCTGCATGTGAAATTTTGAACCGTTGGGATAATTATTTTACGGTCAAATTTTGAGTTGATCCAAGGCAAAGGAATAGAATAAGAGGTAGATTCGTGAGTTAAAATAATAGTAGGAAATACGGCAGTTGGAAGAAGAAGACTGGATTCAAAATTTGAGTGGGTAGGGGATTTGTATTTGCCTGTAAAATTTTAGGTGATTGATGTTCCAAATATCTTAAAGTATTAAGTAGGCATCTATTGAATTAGgtcttcaattttgaaaaatatgttCAATGTATCAGTGTCACGGGTTGTATAAATAGGAAAAAGTTAATAGGTATTTCGACAAGTTAAAGTGAAGTTTTGATCTAACTAACAGGAGGAAGGGATCAAATTCGAGACTTCAGATGAAAAGGTGAATACTCTAAACTAACTGCATGTAAGCACTTTTGTATAGAGATAAGATTTGTTATAAGAGTTCCCCAAGTAATTGGACCAACAACACAATCAAATAAAGGCATTTAAACTCGTGACTTTGACTTATGCTCAATATTAGTGGAGATAAATAATGTGGGTGTAGCTATATTAGCTAGATCGCTATCCCTATGCAGAGTTAGAATCTTCTTTTTTACAATGATAATAGTTTCCAGTAAAATATCATATAACTAAGGTTATTGAATCTTATCGCAGTTGTGGTACGCATGCAAAGGAAAAAGAACACACTGCGATGGCTAGACATATTTGAATGCAACTACATCATAAAAGTTGTCACTCATTGAACCCACGTACATGGAGATATAATTATGATGTCTGCAATATTATTTGTTCCATCAATTCTGTGTATACATGGGACCTCTAGTAAATATTTTCCACATTGCAGTATTTGTTTGAGCAGTGATCCACGCACCTTCCCATTTTTGTTTTGTCTGCATGTCACGAAGAGAAAACATAAACATATTCATCTTAGTTTTcatgtttcaaaattttaacaCTTGCGAGATTCGAGGATTGATCGAACGCTCTCGATCATTGCTCAATAGGTATTGAGAGGATTCGATCAGTGTTCGAGATGGGCCTTGTGTTTTAAAATAAAGCGGAGTAAAGCATGCAAATGGGGTAGTACGTACCAGAGTGGTATTTGTCACAGTGGTGAAGCGAACAACCAAGTTTGCAGTAGTGAATAGTCTGATCAATCACAGTTGGAGCCTCAGCCGTTTCACACATATTGTAACATTTTTCGACGCATTCTGCAGTGAGAGACAAACCGCAATGTCGAATGCACCTTTCGAGACATTTTCTGTCCACTGCGATTGCAGGCCTGGTGTTATTAAGAGAAAGATTATCATCATAATCACCACAGAGCTGGTATGGGCGACGAAATTCAACTTCCTTTTTTTAGTTT of Malus sylvestris chromosome 6, drMalSylv7.2, whole genome shotgun sequence contains these proteins:
- the LOC126625065 gene encoding RNA polymerase II transcriptional coactivator KELP-like; this encodes MEAETEQKIEKTVRRILEESNMDEMTEFKIRKQASEELELNLSNPPYRAFVKQVVQSFLEEQHQKEQEAAPKDENPEAEGAQEREYDDNGDLVICRLSAKRKVTLQEFRGKNLVSIREFYFKDGKELPTAKGISLTEEQWSVFKKNVPAIEKAISKMESRI
- the LOC126625062 gene encoding uncharacterized protein LOC126625062 — translated: MGNCSSLTGTSGECPKSIRVLTDSGAMLEFKGPKLAAEILTGFPGYGIFQQGKASLPMSDQETLISGQYYLLPLKPQPLVCEHGVAEKPEAAEAEPVKTSFGALPDFVENSANGSSNLGVEVLEKAAEAESVKKSFGAGSEVEVMEAAEAEPVKKSFCAGSDFVENLAKGSSALEVLPSGGDGVWRVKLVIDTKQLEELFSENGDAGALIETMRMAASEGAGASTPRQTKSLWGGAGGWRKPIFSNLFKVPPN